In a single window of the Cucurbita pepo subsp. pepo cultivar mu-cu-16 chromosome LG18, ASM280686v2, whole genome shotgun sequence genome:
- the LOC111780078 gene encoding protein NRT1/ PTR FAMILY 2.11-like yields the protein MEKNEAAAPPQNDGGETQKHYRGWKAMPFVIGNETFEKLGAIGTLANLLIYLTSVFNMKSITAATLLNIFNGCTNLVTLLGAFLCDTYFGRYKTVGFSIVASFLGLLLIHFTAAFKNLHPPHCIADVCKGPTAGQMTFLMAGFGLMIIGAGGIRPCNLAFGADQFNPNTEAGKKGINSFFNWYVFTYTFAMMISLTVIVYVQTNVSWALGLGIPAALMLIACILFFVGSKIYVKLEATGSPMTSVAQVLVVAIKKRKLKQPDQPWLSLFDYTTPGSINSKLSYSDQFRFLDKAAIITEEDQIKEDGSAADPWRLCSMQQVEEVKCLMRVLPIWMAGVLYFVAQLQLQTYAVFQALQSNRRLGNITIPAASYTVFAMLSLSFWLPIYDRIIVPFLQKVTKKEGGITTLQRQGIGIFLAILTMLLSAIVEDRRRIIALTKPTVGIEPRKGAISSMSASWLIPQLLLYGLSDGFGAVSQLEFYYKQFPENMRSIGGSMFFCAMAVASYLNGLLITVVHRMSRGSKYGDWLPEDLNKGRLDYFYYFVGGIELLNLCYFLVCAKWYKYKEAPQNASEIHLASKQPEKNSV from the exons atggagaaaaatgaagcaGCAGCGCCTCCACAAAATGATGGTGGGGAGACCCAGAAACATTACAGAGGCTGGAAGGCCATGCCTTTTGTCATAG GGAATGAGACCTTTGAGAAGCTGGGAGCTATTGGAACCTTGGCGAACCTCTTGATTTATCTGACGTCGGTCTTCAACATGAAGAGCATAACAGCTGCAACACTACTCAATATCTTCAATGGCTGCACCAATTTAGTCACTTTGTTGGGAGCTTTCCTCTGTGATACTTACTTTGGGCGCTATAAGACCGTGGGGTTTTCAATTGTCGCTTCTTTCTTG GGGTTGCTTCTAATTCATTTCACAGCAGCATTCAAGAATTTGCATCCACCGCACTGTATAGCAGATGTGTGTAAAGGGCCAACAGCAGGGCAGATGACTTTCCTAATGGCTGGATTTGGGCTGATGATAATTGGAGCTGGTGGCATTCGACCATGTAATTTGGCGTTTGGAGCTGATCAGTTCAATCCAAATACAGAAGCTGGGAAGAAAGGAATCAACAGCTTTTTCAATTGGTATGTTTTCACCTACACTTTCGCGATGATGATATCACTGACAGTCATAGTTTACGTGCAAACGAACGTCAGCTGGGCTCTGGGATTGGGAATTCCAGCAGCTCTTATGCTCATTGCCTGTATACTCTTCTTCGTGGGCTCTAAAATCTACGTGAAATTGGAAGCCACTGGCAGTCCAATGACCAGCGTTGCACAAGTTTTAGTGGTTGctattaagaaaagaaaactcaaGCAACCAGACCAACCATGGCTTTCCCTCTTTGACTACACAACTCCAGGCTCCATTAACTCAAAACTTTCCTATTCAGACCAATTCAG ATTTCTGGACAAAGCAGCAATTATAACAGAAGAGGACCAAATAAAGGAGGATGGATCAGCAGCAGATCCATGGAGGCTTTGCAGTATGCAGCAAGTGGAAGAAGTGAAGTGTTTGATGAGAGTGCTACCAATATGGATGGCAGGAGTTCTATACTTTGTTGCTCAGTTACAACTACAAACTTATGCAGTATTTCAAGCCCTTCAGTCAAACAGGCGCCTAGGAAACATCACAATCCCAGCTGCATCCTACACAGTCTTCGCAATGCTAAGCCTCAGCTTTTGGCTCCCCATCTACGACAGAATCATAGTCCCTTTCCTTCAAAAAGTCACCAAAAAAGAAGGCGGAATCACCACTCTCCAAAGGCAAGGGATTGGCATTTTTTTGGCCATACTCACAATGCTTTTGTCTGCCATAGTTGAAGATCGAAGAAGAATCATTGCTCTTACAAAGCCAACAGTGGGAATTGAGCCACGAAAAGGGGCAATTTCGTCGATGTCAGCTTCGTGGCTGATTCCTCAGCTCTTATTATATGGGTTGTCTGATGGGTTTGGGGCAGTGAGCCAATTGGAGTTTTACTACAAGCAATTCCCAGAGAATATGAGGAGCATTGGAGGGTCAATGTTCTTTTGCGCCATGGCAGTTGCGAGCTATTTGAATGGGCTGTTGATAACAGTGGTTCATAGGATGAGCAGAGGATCCAAGTATGGAGATTGGTTGCCTGAGGATCTCAACAAGGGGAGATTGGACTACTTTTATTACTTCGTTGGTGGCATTGAGTTACTCAATTTGTGCTACTTTCTGGTTTGTGCAAAGTGGTATAAGTATAAAGAGgctccccaaaatgcctctgAAATTCACTTGGCATCAAAACAACCAGAGAAAAATAGTGTTTAG
- the LOC111779773 gene encoding protein NRT1/ PTR FAMILY 2.10-like isoform X2: MKTITATTLMNIFHGSTNFSTLFGAFLCDTYFGRYKTLGYASIASLMGMVVLTLTATIEKLHPPDCGKGSAAGGACLEPTPWQIAFLLFGLGLLIIGAGGIRPCNLAFGADQFNPNTASGKLGINSFFNWYYFTFTFAMIISLTIIVYVQTEVSWAWGLAIPAFLMFLSCALFFMGSWIYVKLEPEGSPFTSVMRVLVAALKKRRLPSPDQQWPSLFNHIPSNSINSKLPYTDQFSFLNKAAIITPEDKFKSDGSADDPWTLCSTQQVEEVKCLVRVIPIWGAAIMYHVATTQQQTYVVFQALQSDRRLFFGNTHYFKIPAASYTIFTMIGLTIWIPFYDRIVVPSLRRITAREGGITLLQKMGIGMVIAIVTMFISALVEQKRRNLALTQPLCEETGRRGAISSMSALWLVPQLTLIGLSEAFTVIAQVEFYYKEFPENMRSIGGSFSFVGLALSNYLSGFMVTVVHSLTTGNWLPEDLNEGRLDYFYFMVSGLEAVNLGYFVLCSKWYKYKGSGSHGVDEMDFGKTEFEKTVVY, encoded by the exons ATGAAAACCATCACTGCCACAACTCTTATGAACATTTTCCATGGCAGCACCAACTTTTCCACTTTGTTTGGAGCATTTCTTTGTGACACTTATTTTGGACGTTACAAGACCTTAGGATATGCCTCCATTGCTTCATTAATG GGGATGGTTGTACTAACACTGACAGCAACAATTGAGAAGCTGCACCCACCAGATTGTGGAAAGGGCAGTGCCGCAGGCGGGGCTTGCCTAGAGCCAACGCCATGGCAGATAGCATTTCTGTTATTTGGATTGGGACTGCTCATAATCGGAGCTGGGGGTATCAGACCCTGCAACTTGGCGTTTGGAGCCGACCAATTCAATCCCAACACAGCCTCCGGGAAGTTGGGAATAAACAGCTTCTTCAACTGGTACTACTTCACCTTCACATTTGCCATGATCATATCTCTCACCATCATTGTGTATGTCCAAACTGAAGTCAGCTGGGCTTGGGGATTGGCCATTCCTGCGTTCCTCATGTTCCTGTCCTGTGCACTTTTCTTCATGGGTTCTTGGATTTACGTTAAATTGGAACCCGAAGGGAGTCCTTTCACCAGTGTGATGCGAGTCCTAGTGGCTGCTCTCAAGAAAAGGCGCCTGCCTTCGCCGGACCAGCAATGGCCATCTCTTTTTAACCACATTCCCTCAAACTCCATCAATTCCAAGCTTCCTTACACTGATCAATTCAG CTTCCTAAACAAGGCGGCAATCATAACCCCAGAAGACAAATTCAAGTCAGATGGCTCTGCAGACGATCCATGGACACTCTGCAGCACACAACAAGTGGAAGAAGTGAAATGCTTGGTGAGAGTGATACCAATATGGGGTGCAGCCATAATGTACCATGTCGCCACCACGCAGCAACAAACATACGTGGTCTTCCAAGCCCTCCAATCCGACAGGCGCTTGTTCTTCGGGAACACCCATTATTTCAAAATCCCAGCCGCCTCCTACACCATATTCACAATGATTGGCCTCACCATCTGGATCCCTTTCTACGACAGAATCGTAGTCCCTTCTCTGCGCCGAATCACCGCTAGAGAAGGCGGCATCACGCTCCTTCAAAAAATGGGGATTGGAATGGTCATTGCCATTGTAACCATGTTCATCTCAGCGTTAGTGGAGCAAAAGAGGAGGAATCTGGCCCTCACACAGCCCCTGTGCGAAGAAACAGGGAGAAGGGGTGCAATTTCCTCCATGTCTGCGCTCTGGTTGGTACCTCAACTGACGCTGATTGGGTTGTCCGAGGCGTTCACCGTGATTGCCCAAGTCGAATTTTACTACAAGGAGTTCCCTGAGAACATGAGGAGCATTGGGGGGTCGTTTTCTTTTGTGGGTCTTGCGCTGTCGAACTATTTGAGTGGGTTCATGGTGACGGTGGTGCACAGCCTCACCACCGGCAACTGGCTGCCGGAAGATCTGAACGAGGGGCGATTGgattatttctatttcatgGTATCGGGATTGGAAGCCGTGAACTTGGGGTACTTCGTGTTGTGTTCTAAGTGGTACAAGTACAAGGGGAGTGGAAGCCATGGCGTTGATGAGATGGACTTTGGGAAGACAGAATTTGAGAAAACTGTGGTTTATTGA
- the LOC111779773 gene encoding protein NRT1/ PTR FAMILY 2.10-like isoform X1, protein MERNNEDIHNLDEAKVNYKGVKALPFVVGNETFEKLGTTGTSSNLLVYLTDVFHMKTITATTLMNIFHGSTNFSTLFGAFLCDTYFGRYKTLGYASIASLMGMVVLTLTATIEKLHPPDCGKGSAAGGACLEPTPWQIAFLLFGLGLLIIGAGGIRPCNLAFGADQFNPNTASGKLGINSFFNWYYFTFTFAMIISLTIIVYVQTEVSWAWGLAIPAFLMFLSCALFFMGSWIYVKLEPEGSPFTSVMRVLVAALKKRRLPSPDQQWPSLFNHIPSNSINSKLPYTDQFSFLNKAAIITPEDKFKSDGSADDPWTLCSTQQVEEVKCLVRVIPIWGAAIMYHVATTQQQTYVVFQALQSDRRLFFGNTHYFKIPAASYTIFTMIGLTIWIPFYDRIVVPSLRRITAREGGITLLQKMGIGMVIAIVTMFISALVEQKRRNLALTQPLCEETGRRGAISSMSALWLVPQLTLIGLSEAFTVIAQVEFYYKEFPENMRSIGGSFSFVGLALSNYLSGFMVTVVHSLTTGNWLPEDLNEGRLDYFYFMVSGLEAVNLGYFVLCSKWYKYKGSGSHGVDEMDFGKTEFEKTVVY, encoded by the exons ATGGAGAGAAATAATGAAGATATTCACAATCTTGATGAGGCTAAGGTGAATTATAAAGGAGTCAAGGCCTTGCCATTTGTAGTAG ggaatgaaacttttgagaAGCTGGGGACTACGGGCACTTCTTCAAACCTTTTGGTGTATTTGACAGATGTATTTCATATGAAAACCATCACTGCCACAACTCTTATGAACATTTTCCATGGCAGCACCAACTTTTCCACTTTGTTTGGAGCATTTCTTTGTGACACTTATTTTGGACGTTACAAGACCTTAGGATATGCCTCCATTGCTTCATTAATG GGGATGGTTGTACTAACACTGACAGCAACAATTGAGAAGCTGCACCCACCAGATTGTGGAAAGGGCAGTGCCGCAGGCGGGGCTTGCCTAGAGCCAACGCCATGGCAGATAGCATTTCTGTTATTTGGATTGGGACTGCTCATAATCGGAGCTGGGGGTATCAGACCCTGCAACTTGGCGTTTGGAGCCGACCAATTCAATCCCAACACAGCCTCCGGGAAGTTGGGAATAAACAGCTTCTTCAACTGGTACTACTTCACCTTCACATTTGCCATGATCATATCTCTCACCATCATTGTGTATGTCCAAACTGAAGTCAGCTGGGCTTGGGGATTGGCCATTCCTGCGTTCCTCATGTTCCTGTCCTGTGCACTTTTCTTCATGGGTTCTTGGATTTACGTTAAATTGGAACCCGAAGGGAGTCCTTTCACCAGTGTGATGCGAGTCCTAGTGGCTGCTCTCAAGAAAAGGCGCCTGCCTTCGCCGGACCAGCAATGGCCATCTCTTTTTAACCACATTCCCTCAAACTCCATCAATTCCAAGCTTCCTTACACTGATCAATTCAG CTTCCTAAACAAGGCGGCAATCATAACCCCAGAAGACAAATTCAAGTCAGATGGCTCTGCAGACGATCCATGGACACTCTGCAGCACACAACAAGTGGAAGAAGTGAAATGCTTGGTGAGAGTGATACCAATATGGGGTGCAGCCATAATGTACCATGTCGCCACCACGCAGCAACAAACATACGTGGTCTTCCAAGCCCTCCAATCCGACAGGCGCTTGTTCTTCGGGAACACCCATTATTTCAAAATCCCAGCCGCCTCCTACACCATATTCACAATGATTGGCCTCACCATCTGGATCCCTTTCTACGACAGAATCGTAGTCCCTTCTCTGCGCCGAATCACCGCTAGAGAAGGCGGCATCACGCTCCTTCAAAAAATGGGGATTGGAATGGTCATTGCCATTGTAACCATGTTCATCTCAGCGTTAGTGGAGCAAAAGAGGAGGAATCTGGCCCTCACACAGCCCCTGTGCGAAGAAACAGGGAGAAGGGGTGCAATTTCCTCCATGTCTGCGCTCTGGTTGGTACCTCAACTGACGCTGATTGGGTTGTCCGAGGCGTTCACCGTGATTGCCCAAGTCGAATTTTACTACAAGGAGTTCCCTGAGAACATGAGGAGCATTGGGGGGTCGTTTTCTTTTGTGGGTCTTGCGCTGTCGAACTATTTGAGTGGGTTCATGGTGACGGTGGTGCACAGCCTCACCACCGGCAACTGGCTGCCGGAAGATCTGAACGAGGGGCGATTGgattatttctatttcatgGTATCGGGATTGGAAGCCGTGAACTTGGGGTACTTCGTGTTGTGTTCTAAGTGGTACAAGTACAAGGGGAGTGGAAGCCATGGCGTTGATGAGATGGACTTTGGGAAGACAGAATTTGAGAAAACTGTGGTTTATTGA